The Kocuria flava nucleotide sequence CGTGCGGCGAACTCCTGGAGGGCCTCGCCGAGGCCTGCCCCGGAGCGGGTGCGGGCCAGCACCGCGCGGAACTCGGCCGTGAGCTCGCCGTCGGCGACGCGGCAGACCCGCTCGAGCGAGCCCACGGCGCTCTCCCCCGCGCCCACGGACAGGGCCATGAGCTCGGCCACGGCGGGGAACTCCGCGAGCATGCGGCGCTCGCGGGCCGTGATCCGGCGGGCGAGCAGACGGTCGCGCAGCAGCCAGCCCGCGCCGGCACCGGCCGCGGCGGCGAGCACGACGCCGCCCGGACCGGTGCCCAGGCGCGCGGCGGCGGCCAGCCCCAGGAGCACGCCCGCGAGCAGCCCGGCCGTGGCCAGCAGCAGCTGCTCGGCCCGGTGGTCGGCGACCGATCCGTGGGACCCGGCCCGTTCCAGGCGCCGCTCGAGACCGGCGGACGGCCCGGCGTGGCGGGCGGCGCGCCGGACGGCGTCCCCGGCGAGGGTGCGCAGCACACGGGCGGCCGGGCCGAGCAGGCCGGCGGCCCGGAACGCCTCGGGGCCGGCGAGCAGGGACGACTCGACCTCCACGGAGCGCAGCTGCGGGGCGATCCGGTCCGCGAAGGCCGTGCCGCGGCTCGCACGGACACCGGTGAGCACGAGCCACAGCCCGCCCGCGAGGCCCACCCCGAGCAGGAGCACGAGGGACTCCGGGGCGCTCACCGCAGCACCCGGCGTGGTTCGGGGAGAGCGCCCAGCCGCAGCATGAGCCGGTAGGCGGCCACGGAGACGGTCAGCCCGCCCAGGAGCACGACCGCTCCCTCCGGGGTGTCGTAGGCGCGCACCGCGGCCGGCTGGGAGGACATCAGCAGGAGCACGATCCAGGGCGCCGCCACGGCCAGGCGAGCGGCGTTGACCGTCCAGGACTGGCGCGCCTCGAGCTCCCCGCGCGTGCGGGCGCTCTCGCGCAGGAACTCCGAGAGGGTGCCCAGCAGCCGGCCCAGGTCGGTCCCGCCCACCTCGCGGGTCACCCGCAGCGCCTCGACGATGTTGTCCGCCACGGGGTCGGCCAGCCGGTCCTTGAGCCGCGTCAGGGAGCCCTGCAGCTGCCCGGAGGCCCGGTAGTCGGCGGCGAAGCGGGCGAAGGCCGGGCGCACCGGCTCGGGTCCGCGGTACTGCAGCTGGACCAGGGCCTCGGGCAGGGACATCCCGGCGCGGATCGCGGAGCGCAGGTGGTCGACGACGTCGGGCCACACCTCCCGCAGCGCGATCGTCCGCGCCCGGGCCCGGTGCCGCACGGCCGCGAACGGCGCCCCGCCCCCGAGCAGCGCGGCGCAGGCCCCGAAGGTGGCGGCCCCGGTCAGGGCCGCCACGAGCAGCCCGGACAGCGCCCCGCAGGCCAGGCACGCGAGCACGAGCGGCGCGGGACCGACGCCGGGCAGTCCCGCCCGCAGCAGGAGCTCCCGCAACCGGCCCGGGCGCCGGGCGGGGGCCTCGCGCGGAACGTCCTCGGCCCAGCACGACCACCACACCAGCAGCACGCCCGCGCCCAGCAGCGCGCCCAGGGCCGCGCTCACCGCGGGCCCCCGGCGTCGTCCTCGAGCAGCTCGCGCACCGACCAGCCGGCACGGGCGAACTTCTCCGGGGACGGGGCCTCCGCGGCGACCGCGCGCAGGTCCCCGTCCCGCAGGGCGAAGACCGGGTAGATCTCGATCACGCCGTTCTCCACGCGGTTGCCCAGGGCGAGGACCTCGGCGACGCGGCGGCGGCCGTCGGCCTCCCGCCGGCAGTGCACCACGAGGTCGAAGCACGAGGCCACGGTGGGCACCACGAACCCGGAGCTGATGTTGGCCCCGGCGAGCAGGGGCAGCGTGCAGATCTTGGTCACCGCGTCCCGGGCGGAGTTGGCGTGCAGGCTGCACATCCCGGGCAGCCCGCTGTTGAGGGCCACGAGCATGTCGAGGCTCTCGGCCTCGCGGACCTCCCCCACGACGAGCCGGTCCGGGCGCATCCGCAGCGCCTCCTTCACGAGGCGGCGCAGCGGGATCTCGCCGGCGCCCTCGAGGTTGGCCTGGCGGCACTGCATCCCCACGACGTCGCGCAGCGGCACCTGCAGCTCGAAGATCTCCTCGACGGTCACGACCCGCTCCCGCGGGCCGATGGCGGCGCACAGGCAGTTCAGCAGCGTCGTCTTGCCCGCCTGGGTCGCGCCGGAGACCAGGATGTTGAGCCCGGAGGCGACCGCCGCCTCGAGGAAACGGGCCGCGCGCGGGGAGAGCGAGCCGAGCTCGACGAGGTCGTCGAGCCGCCGCGCCCGGGCGACGAACTTGCGGATGTTCACGGCCCAGTGGGTCCGGGTGACGTCGGGGATCACCACGTGCAGCCGGGAGCCGTCGGGCAGGGCGGCGTCGACGAAGGGCGAGCTGAGGTCCAGGCGCCGGCCGGAGCTCTTGAGCATCCGCTCCACGAGGTTGCGCACCTGGGCCTCGGTGAGCACGAGGGACGTCAGCTCGGACTCGCCCCGGCGGGCGACGTAGACCTCGGCGGGGCCGTTGAGCCAGATCTCCTCGATCTCCGGGTCGTCCAGCAGCGGCTGCAGCGGGCCGAACCCCGCGACGAGGTCCAGCAGCGCCCGGCGGGCGGCGTCGAGGTCGGCGAGCGGCGGCAGCACCCCGCGGGCGGAGCGCTGGTCGTAGTCGCGCACGGCCGCGTCGACGAGCCCGCGGGTCTGCTCGAGCTGCAGCACGGGGTCCAGGCCGCGGCGGCGGATCAGCTCGCGCACCTCGGCCTCGACGAGGCCGAGCGCGTCCGCCGAGAGCGCTGCCGTCATGGGTCCCCCTGTGCCGTCCCGGCGCCCCGCGCCGGCCGCTCCCCCGCGGAGCGCACGCACAGGACCATAGATCGGCGCCGGGGGGCGGGGACAACCCGTGCGGCGGCGCCTGTGGACAGCCCGTCCTGACCTGCGACGTTCTTCCCGAACGCGAACGACATCTCCGTCGCAGGATGTCAACGCATGAAGAAGGCCGCCCGGGGACGGGCGGCCGGTGCGGGGCGGGGACGGGCGGCTGGTGCGAGGCGGGGACGGGCGGTTCAGTCCGCGGGGCGCTGCCCCGGGGAGGCCTGCGCGAAGCCGGTGACGGCGGGCCGCTGCGCGTGCTCGGGGGCCGGGGCCCAGGGGCGCTCGGCCTCGGCGACGGCGATGTGGCGGGCCAGGCGGGTGACGTTGACCTCCTGCTGCCGGTTGCGCAGGGCGGCGGTGGCCTGGGTGATCATGAACACGACGACGAGGCCGTAGAGCACGAGGTCGGTGCCGCGGCCGATGCCCAGGAACCGGGCCACGGCGCTGAGCAGGTCGGGGAAGAAGATCGACAGCGCGGCGAAGGCGAAGAAGGCCAGGCCCACGACCCGGCGGATGGCCTGGTGCTTGGCGTTGGCCCCGCCGCGGATGAGCGCGAGCGCGCCGTATCCCACGGCGAGCACGAGCAGGATCTGGACGACGTAGAGCACGGCGGGATCTCCCGGGGGTCGGCGGCGGGGGCTACTTGACGAACAGCTCGGCGAGGATGTTCACGCCGTTGAGCAGGGACTGGCCCTTGGACCGCGAGTAGTCGGTGTAGACGATCTGCACCGGGTGCTCGACCCACCGGGGGCGCAGGTCCGCGAGCTGGTTGACGATCTCGGAGGCGTGGGCCATGCGGTTCTGGGTCAGGCGGATCCGGGAGAGCGTGCCGCGGTCGAGGGCGCGCAGCCCGTTGTGGGCGTCGGAGAGGTCCATGCCGGTGGACAGCTTCGAGAAGAACGCCGCCGTGCGCAGCACGAGGCGCTTGAGCGCGGAGACGTTGGTGCGCCGGTCGAGGAACCGGGAGCCCAGTACGACCTCGGCCTCGCCCGAGCGGATGCGTTCCACCATGTCCCAGGCGTCGACCACGCGGTGCTGGCCGTCGGAGTCGAAGGTGACCACGCAGTCCATCTCCGGGTCCTGCAGGGCGTACTCGAAGCCGGTCTGCAGGGCGGCGCCCTGGCCCAGGTTGATGGGGTGCTGGACCACGACGGCGCCGGCCTCGGCGCAGATCCGGGCCGATTCGTCGGAGGAGCCGTCGTCCACGCACACCACGTGGGGGAAGGTCCTGCGGAGCTCCGCCAGCACCTCTCCCACCACGGCCGCCTCGTTGTACACGGGCATGACGATCCACACGCGACTCACCCGGACATTCTCGCACAGCCGCCGCACCCGCCCGGCCCGGCGGGACGGGCGCGGGGGCGGACCTATAATCGACCGGACCCTGCCCCCCACCCCCGAGGACGAGACCGTGCCCGCTGCCCGCACGACCCACCCAGGACCGACGTGCTGACGGCGTGGGCGCCCTACGCCCCGGCCCTGCTTCTGCTGCTCGCGGTGCTGTGGCTGCCGGGACTGGCGCTGCTGTGGGCCTTCGGCCAGCGCGGCGGGCGGATCCTGCTGACCGCGCCGGCCTTCTCCGTCGCCGTCGTCGGCGTCTCCGGAGTGGCCCTGGACCTGCTGGGGATCCGCTACGACCTGCTCTCCCAGGCCGGCGCCGCGCTCGTGCTGGCCGCCGCGGCCTGGCTGGTGGGGCGCGTGCTCCCGCGCGGCGGCCACGCCCCCGCACCGGAGGACCGCCCCGCTCCGGACGGCCGGGCGGGTGCCACGGCGGTGGGCGCCCCGGGGGCCGGGACCGCGCCGGACGCGGCCGCGCCGGCCCGCCCGTGGGTGTTCCCGGCCGCGGCCGCCGTCGGCGTCGCCGTCGGGGCGGTCCTGCTGCTGCGGCGCATGGTCTCCGCGATCGGCGAGCCCGAGGCGATGGCCCAGCGCTGGGACAACATCTTCCACCTCAACGCGATCCGCTGGATCGTGGAGACCGGCAGCGGCTCGACGCTGACGCTCAACCGCATGGTCGACCCCGAGCGGACCGTCGCCCTGTACCCGGCCGCGTGGCACCAGCTGGCGTCGCTGGCCGTGCCCGTGGCCGGCGACAGCGTGCTGGCCGCCCACAACCTCACCCTGCTGGCCGTGGCCGGCGTGGTGTGGCCGGCCTCGTGCGTGTTCCTCACCCGCTGTCTCGTGGGCCCCTCCCCCGTCGCCGCCGTGGTGGCGGGTGCGGCGAGCGCCGGCTTCGGCCTGTTCCCCTACGGGCTCATGGCGTGGGGTCCGCTGTTCCCCAACATCCTCTCCCTCGTGCTGCTGCCGGTCGTGCTGGGCCTGCTCGTGCGCCTGCTCGGCCCGGGCCTGGGCGCCGACCCCACGGCGCGCACCCCGGACGGGCCCGCCCGGCTGCGCACGGCCGCGAGCCTGCTCGTGGCCCTGGGGGCGCTGTTCGTCTCCCAGCCCAACGGCGTCCTGGCACTGCTCGTCGTGGGCGTGCCCCTGGTGGCCACCGCGTGGGCCCTCGGCCTGCGCGCCGCGGTGCGCGCGGGACGACGACGGCGCACCGCGCTGCTGGCCGTGGCCGCCGTGCTCGCCGCCGCCGTGTGGCTGCTCGCGTGGAACACCCTGACCACCACGTTCTTCTGGGCGCCGTTCACGACGCTGCCGCGCGGGGTGGGCGAGGCGCTGCTGTACGGCACCAACGGCCGCCTGGACGTGCCGTGGGTGCTCGTGGTGCTCACCGGCGCCGGGATCTACGCGGCGGTCGTGCGGCGGCGGCTGCGCTGGCTCGTGGTCGCCCACCTGCTGCTGGCCTACCTCTACGCGGTCGCGGCCGCCGGCGAGGACGGGCCCTGGCGCGACTGGCTCACGAGCGGCTGGTACACCGACTCCCACCGGCTGGCGGCGACCCTGCCGCTGACCGCGCTGCCGCTGGCGGCCCTGGGTGCGGAGCACCTGGCCGCACGCCTGGCCGCCGGCCTCGCCGCCGCGGCCGCCGTGCTGCGCGGGGGACGGGCGGGGGGCCGGCCCCCCGCCGCCGGCCGGGCCCGCCCGCTCGCCTACCCGGTGGCCGCGGTGCTCGTGCTGGCCGTGGCCGTGCCGGTGTCCCAGATGGGCTCGCTGACCCGCACCACGCAGGAGGTCAAGCGCTACTACGCCTGGGACGGGCCCGAGTCGATCCTCGGCCACGACGAGTTCGAGCTGCTGCAGGAGCTGGGCCGGCTCACGGGCCCCGGCGACGTCGTCGCCGTGAACCCCTGGAACGGCGGGTCGCTGGCCTGGGCCGTGGCCGAGCGCCCCGTCACCCAGTACCACGTGGAGGACCCCGAGCCCCCGCTGGACGAGCTGGTGGCGGGCATCGACACGGCCGCCCCGGGCTCCCCCGCGTGCGCGGCCGCCGAGGAGCTGGGCGTGGAGTGGGTCCTGGACTTCGGCACCCAGCTGCTCGTGCCGTGGGCCACCGAGCCCCTCGAGGTCTACTCCGGGGTCACGGCCGTGGACCCCGCCGCGGACCCGGGGCTGGCCCCGGTCGCCCGGGAGGGCGGCGCGGTGCTCTACGAGGTCGTCGGCTGCGACGGTCCCTGAGCCCCGGGCCGCCGCGGACCACGCAACGGGCCCTCCGGCGCGCCGCGGCGCGGTGGAGGGCCCGTTCCGTCGTCGGCGGGGCGGCGGGGCTCAGCCGGCGCTCTCGGCGGCGCGGAAGGCGTCGATGACCTCGTCGATGGGCCCGTCGCGGCGGACGCGGCCGTGCTCGATCCACACGCCGCGCGCGCAGACCGTGCGGACCACGTCGAAGTCGTGGCTGACGACCAGCAGCGTCTTGCCCTCCGCGGAGAGCTCCTTGACCCGGCCCAGGCTCTTGCGCTGGAACGGCTCGTCGCCCACGGAGAGGATCTCGTCGATGATGAAGATGTCCGGGTCGGTGAACACGGCGACCGCGAAGGCCAGGCGCAGGTACATCCCCGAGGAGTAGAACTTCACCTCGGTGTCGATGAACTGCTCGATCTCGGAGAAGGCGACGATCCGGTCGAACTTCCGGTCGATCTCCTCCTTGGACATCCCGAGGATCGCGCCGTTGAGGTAGACGTTGTCCCGGCCGGTGAGGTCCGGGTGGAAGCCGGCGCCGACCTCGATCAGCCCGGCCACGCGGCCGTTGACCGCGAGGGAGCCGCCGTCGGGGCTCATCACCCCGGAGACCAGCTTGAGGAAGGTGGACTTCCCGGAGCCGTTGAGGCCCACGAGGGCCACGGACTCCCCCGGCTCGATGCGCACGGAGAGGTCCTCGAGGGCGCGGAAGCGGTTCGAGAGGTCCTGGCGCCGGCCGCGGGCCAGCCACATCACCGTCTCCTTCAGGGAGCGGGCGTGGCGCAGGGCGAACTCCTTGGCCAGGTGCTCCGCGAGCACCGCCGGGCGGGTCGGGTCGGTGCTCATCACAGCTCCTGCGCGAATCGGCCCTCGAGGCGGCGGAAGACGAGCTCGCCCGCGAGCATGATCAGGCCCGTGACGGCCAGGGCCACGGGCGTCCAGAGGGAGAACAGGTGCGGCGGCACCTCGTGCGCGCCGGGGGTGGTCGTCGGCAGCCAGAACGCGGCGTGGGAGAGCTCCACGGCCACGGTCAGCGGGTTGAGCATGAAACCCGCGAACCACACGGGGCCCAGCACGTCGCGGACCATCGTCCACGCGTAGAGCACCGGGGCGGACCAGGTGCTGACCATCACGATGAGGTCCACGAAGTTCTCGGCGTCGCGGAAGAACACGTTCGCGGCGCCGAAGAGCAGCCCCAGCCCGGTGGCCAGCAGCCCCACGATCAGCAGCGCCCCCGGCACCGCGAGCAGCGACAGCCACGTGGGCGACCAGCCCACGAGCAGGCACGCCAGCAGCATGACCGCCAGCTGCGGCAGCAGGTGGATGCCCGCGACCCACACCGAGGCGACGGGGAACATCTGCCGCGGCAGGTAGATCTTCTTGATCAGGCTCGCGTTGGCCACGACCGAGCGGGCCGCGTTGCCGAAGGCCTCCGAGAAGAAGTTGATCAGGATGATCCCGGAGAACAGGTAGACCGCGAAGTTCTCCATCCCCCGCTCGAGGCCCAGGAAGATGCCCAGCGCGACGTAGAAGACCACGAACTGGATCCCGGGCTTGACGTAGGACCACAGCAGCCCCAGGACGGTGCCCCGGTAGCGGATCTGCAGCTCCTTGTCCACGAGCAGCTTCAGCAGGTAGCGCTGGCGGAAGACCGCCGGCAGGCCCGTCCCGGGGGACGGGTCCCGCACGACCGTGGCAGCGGGCATCAGACGCCGATCTCCGAGTGCTCGCGGAAGGTCTCCTCCCACGCCTCCAGGGACGTGATCGCGGGCAGGGCCTCGCGGTAGCGCCGCGAGAGCTCGGGCCAGCGCAGCACCAGCTGGGCGTGCAGGCGGGCGGACTCCGTCAGCAGGGCGCGGGCGTCCTTCGGGGAGCGCTTGTACCACGTGTAGCCGGTGCCGTCCGAGGCGGTCACCAGGGCGCTGTCGTAGCGGGCGAGCCGCCACCAGCGGGCGTCCTGGTAGGGCAGGTGCACCTGCGGGTGCTCCTGCGCCCCGGCCCCCGGGGACACGGCCAGGTGGCGCACGACCGCGGTGGCCGCCGAGGTCAGCACCTTCAGCCCGTGCGGCGAGGACAGCCGCCGGGTGCGCGCCGGCTTCGCCGGCGCGACCGCGGGGTAGGCGTCCAGGTCCGCCTCGTAGACGGCGTCGGAGTGCTGGGTCATCATCCGGCGCACGTCGCGGATGCGCTGCGGCAGCAGCTCGTGCAGGGCCTCCGGGCCGGCCAGCACGTCGCGCAGGGCGAGCACGCGGGCCTCCTCGGCGAAGTACTGCATCGACAGCACGTGGCGCAGGTCCTTGATGCCGTTGCGGCCCAGGACCTCACCCCCGCGCTCGAACGGGGAGTGCAGCAGCGCCGCCACGAGCTGGTTGCGCTTGTGGAAGTAGGCCTGCCAGCTGATGGTGTCGTCCTTGTCGGCCCACGCCAGGTGCCACACCGCCACCCCGGGCAGGGACACGGTGCGGTAGCCGGCGGCCTTGGCGCGCACCCCGTACTCGACGTCGTCCCACTTGATGAACACGGGCAGGGCCAGGCCGATCTCGCGGATCACGGAGGTGGGGATCAGGCACATCCACCACGCGTTGTAGTCGACCTCGATGCGCCGGTGCATCCACGGGGTCGCGCGCAGGTTGCTGTGCCGGAAGTCGTGGCCGATCTCCACGCCCTCCCCGGCGGGCCCGTACTGGAAGCTGTACGGGTCCATCTCCTCGCCGAAGTTGTGGATCTTCGTGGGGTTGAGCAGGTCGATCATGTGCCCGCCCACGAGCGTGGGTCGCTTGCAGAAGTCGGCGAAGACGCTGATCCGGCGCACGGCCTCGGGCTCGATCTCGACGTCGTCGTCCATCAGCAGCACGTAGTCGGACCCGGCGCGCACGGCCTCGTACATCCCGCGGGCGAAGCCGCCCGCGCCGCCGAGGTTGGCCTGGTCGAGCACCCGCAGCCGCTCCCCGAAGCGCTCCTGCACCTCGCGGAAGCCGGGCTCGTCGACGACCTTCTGGTTGCCCTGGTCCACGATGACGACCTCGCGGACCTGCGGGAGGCGCTCGCGCTGGTCGAACAGCAGCCGGGCGTTGCGCAGGCAGTAGGAGGGCTTGTTCATCGTCGTGATCTGCAGGGTCACGCTGCCCTCGGGGATCCCGGTGCCGTCGGCGAGCCACTCGGCGCCGCGCAGCTCGAGGTCCTCGTCGGCGGCGGTGAGGTCGAACCAGTACCAGCCGCCGTCGGCGAAGGCCTTCAGGGGCAGCACGGCCTCCGTGGTGTGCTCCGCGCCGGCGACCTCGTGCACGGACACGGGCACGGACTCGCCGCGGGCGTTGGAGCCGTAGACGCTCACGGTGCCGCGCCCGGTGGTGCGCACCCGCAGCACGACCTCCCGCACGTGGGTGTTGTGCCGCCAGTAGCTGGCCGGGAACGCGTTGAAGTAGGTGGCGAAGGACACGGTCGCCCGCGCGTGGACCCGCAGCCGGTGCCGGTCGAGGATCGCCAGCGCGTCGGTGGCCGCGGTCTCCGAGGCCACGTTGACCACGATCGGGGAGCTCTTGCGGGCGCCGTCCTCCGGCTGGACCGCCGCGCCGGTGTCGGCGCGGGTGTCCATGTACAGGGGCTGGGTGGCCAGGCGGTCCTTGGCGGGCAGCACGACCTCCTGCAGCACGCGCAGGGCGCCCGCCCCGCTCTCGTCCGTGGTCCGGGCCGCCGTCTCGGTCGTCGTGCTCACGCGTCCACTCCCCCGCTCTCGATGGTGGCCCCGCCGGTGAAGTGGGGGGCGATCTTGTTGTCGACCATGGACAGCGCCGCGCCGATGGCCATGTGCATGTCCAGGTACTTGTAGGTGCCGAGCCGACCGCCGAACAGGACCTTGTCCTCGCCGCGGGCGAGATCGCGGTACTTCAGCAGCTTCTCGCGGTCCACCGTGGTGTTGACCGGGTAGTAGGGCTCGTCGCCCTTCTCGGCGAAGCGGGAGAACTCCCGCATGATCACCGTGGCGTCCTTGGTGTAGTCGCGCTCCGGGTGGAAGTGGCGGAACTCGAGGATCCGGGTGAAGTCCACGTCCGGGTCGGGGTAGTTGATGACGGGCGCGCCCTGGAAGTCCTCGATCGGGAGGACCTCCTGCTCGAGGTCGATCGTCCGCCACGACAGGTCGCCCTCGGCGTAGTCGAAGTAGCGGTCCACGGGGCCCGTGTAGACCACGGGCACCTGCCCGGAGACGGCCGCGCGCGAGTACTCGTGCCCGTCGTCGAAGAAGTCGGTGTCGAGGCGGACGTCGATCTTGGGGTGGTCCGCCATGCGCTCGAGCCAGGCCGTGTAGCCGTCCACCGGCAGACCCTCGTACTTGTCGTTGAAGTACCGGTTGTCGTAGGTGTAGCGCACGGGCAGGCGGTTGATGATCGAGGCCGGCAGGTCCTTCGGGTCGGTCTGCCACTGCTTGCCCGTGTAGTGCTTGATGAACGCCTCGTAGAGGGGGCGCCCGATGAGCTGGATGCCCTTGTCGTTGAGGTTCTGCGGGTCGGTGCCGGCGAGCTCGCCCGCCTGCTCCTGGATCAGCGCCCGCGCCTCGGCCGGCGAGTACGCCGCCCGGAAGAACTGGTTGATGGTGCCGAGGTTGATCGGCATCGGGAAGATCTCGCCGTGGTGGCGCGTGTAGACCCGGTGCACGTAGTCGGTGAAGCCGGTGAAGCGGTTGACGTAGTCCCAGACCCGCTCGTTGGAGGTGTGGAAGAGGTGGGCGCCGTAGCGGTGGACCTCGATCCCCGTGCTCGCCTCCCGCTCCGAGTAGGCGTTGCCCCCGATGTGGGAGCGCCGGTCGATGAGGGCCACGTCGAGGCCCAGCTCGGTGGCGGCCCTCTCGGCCACGGTCAGGCCGAAGAGGCCCGACCCGACGACGACGAGATCTGCGTTCACGGACTAGCTCCTGGGGGTCGGGGTCGTGGGGCGGCCCGGGACGGCCCCGGGCGCGGGGGACGGCGCGGGCGCCCCGGGCGGGGGCTGCACACCAAAGTACCTGATCACCGCTGCAGCCCCCGGAGCAGCCAGCGGGCGGCGAGGCGCCCGGAGGCCGCGAGGGAGGCGTGCTCGGCCGCCCACGCGGAGCGCTCGCGGCGCAGCCGGTCGTTCTCCTCGGCGCGCGCCGGGTCGGCGGCGCGGTCGAGGGCCTCGATCATGGCCGCGGCCACCGCGTGCGGGTCGTGGTCGACGACCGCGCCCAGGCCGTTGCGCTCGACGAGCTGCGCGGCCACCCCGGCGCCGGCGTAGATCACGGGCGTCCCGCACGCGGCGGCGGCGTAGATCTTGGTGGGCTTGGTGAAGTCGTAGCCGATGCCGGGGATCACGGCGCCCAGGGCCGCCACGGCCCCGCGGGTCCAGGCGGCGGTCTCCTCGGCGGGGCGCAGCCCCTCGAACACCACGCTGCCCGGGGCCAGCCGGCGGGCGACCTCCTCGACGCGCTCGATGTCGGAGCCCCGCCCGAGGAAGCGCAGCTGCGCCTCCGGGTGGACGGCGAGCACCTCGGGCAGGGCGCGCACGAGCACGTCCGCGCCCTGCCACTCCGACATGGACCCGGCGTAGACGAAGTACGGGGCCCCGG carries:
- a CDS encoding type II secretion system F family protein is translated as MSAPESLVLLLGVGLAGGLWLVLTGVRASRGTAFADRIAPQLRSVEVESSLLAGPEAFRAAGLLGPAARVLRTLAGDAVRRAARHAGPSAGLERRLERAGSHGSVADHRAEQLLLATAGLLAGVLLGLAAAARLGTGPGGVVLAAAAGAGAGWLLRDRLLARRITARERRMLAEFPAVAELMALSVGAGESAVGSLERVCRVADGELTAEFRAVLARTRSGAGLGEALQEFAARTPVAPVGRFVDGIVVALERGTPLADVLRAQAQDVRDHDKRELMEAAGRKEIAMMVPLVFFVLPLTVVFAVYPGIALLELGF
- a CDS encoding type II secretion system F family protein yields the protein MSAALGALLGAGVLLVWWSCWAEDVPREAPARRPGRLRELLLRAGLPGVGPAPLVLACLACGALSGLLVAALTGAATFGACAALLGGGAPFAAVRHRARARTIALREVWPDVVDHLRSAIRAGMSLPEALVQLQYRGPEPVRPAFARFAADYRASGQLQGSLTRLKDRLADPVADNIVEALRVTREVGGTDLGRLLGTLSEFLRESARTRGELEARQSWTVNAARLAVAAPWIVLLLMSSQPAAVRAYDTPEGAVVLLGGLTVSVAAYRLMLRLGALPEPRRVLR
- a CDS encoding CpaF family protein, whose translation is MTAALSADALGLVEAEVRELIRRRGLDPVLQLEQTRGLVDAAVRDYDQRSARGVLPPLADLDAARRALLDLVAGFGPLQPLLDDPEIEEIWLNGPAEVYVARRGESELTSLVLTEAQVRNLVERMLKSSGRRLDLSSPFVDAALPDGSRLHVVIPDVTRTHWAVNIRKFVARARRLDDLVELGSLSPRAARFLEAAVASGLNILVSGATQAGKTTLLNCLCAAIGPRERVVTVEEIFELQVPLRDVVGMQCRQANLEGAGEIPLRRLVKEALRMRPDRLVVGEVREAESLDMLVALNSGLPGMCSLHANSARDAVTKICTLPLLAGANISSGFVVPTVASCFDLVVHCRREADGRRRVAEVLALGNRVENGVIEIYPVFALRDGDLRAVAAEAPSPEKFARAGWSVRELLEDDAGGPR
- a CDS encoding DUF2304 domain-containing protein, producing the protein MLYVVQILLVLAVGYGALALIRGGANAKHQAIRRVVGLAFFAFAALSIFFPDLLSAVARFLGIGRGTDLVLYGLVVVFMITQATAALRNRQQEVNVTRLARHIAVAEAERPWAPAPEHAQRPAVTGFAQASPGQRPAD
- a CDS encoding glycosyltransferase family 2 protein encodes the protein MSRVWIVMPVYNEAAVVGEVLAELRRTFPHVVCVDDGSSDESARICAEAGAVVVQHPINLGQGAALQTGFEYALQDPEMDCVVTFDSDGQHRVVDAWDMVERIRSGEAEVVLGSRFLDRRTNVSALKRLVLRTAAFFSKLSTGMDLSDAHNGLRALDRGTLSRIRLTQNRMAHASEIVNQLADLRPRWVEHPVQIVYTDYSRSKGQSLLNGVNILAELFVK
- a CDS encoding DUF6541 family protein, which produces MLTAWAPYAPALLLLLAVLWLPGLALLWAFGQRGGRILLTAPAFSVAVVGVSGVALDLLGIRYDLLSQAGAALVLAAAAWLVGRVLPRGGHAPAPEDRPAPDGRAGATAVGAPGAGTAPDAAAPARPWVFPAAAAVGVAVGAVLLLRRMVSAIGEPEAMAQRWDNIFHLNAIRWIVETGSGSTLTLNRMVDPERTVALYPAAWHQLASLAVPVAGDSVLAAHNLTLLAVAGVVWPASCVFLTRCLVGPSPVAAVVAGAASAGFGLFPYGLMAWGPLFPNILSLVLLPVVLGLLVRLLGPGLGADPTARTPDGPARLRTAASLLVALGALFVSQPNGVLALLVVGVPLVATAWALGLRAAVRAGRRRRTALLAVAAVLAAAVWLLAWNTLTTTFFWAPFTTLPRGVGEALLYGTNGRLDVPWVLVVLTGAGIYAAVVRRRLRWLVVAHLLLAYLYAVAAAGEDGPWRDWLTSGWYTDSHRLAATLPLTALPLAALGAEHLAARLAAGLAAAAAVLRGGRAGGRPPAAGRARPLAYPVAAVLVLAVAVPVSQMGSLTRTTQEVKRYYAWDGPESILGHDEFELLQELGRLTGPGDVVAVNPWNGGSLAWAVAERPVTQYHVEDPEPPLDELVAGIDTAAPGSPACAAAEELGVEWVLDFGTQLLVPWATEPLEVYSGVTAVDPAADPGLAPVAREGGAVLYEVVGCDGP
- a CDS encoding ABC transporter ATP-binding protein — its product is MSTDPTRPAVLAEHLAKEFALRHARSLKETVMWLARGRRQDLSNRFRALEDLSVRIEPGESVALVGLNGSGKSTFLKLVSGVMSPDGGSLAVNGRVAGLIEVGAGFHPDLTGRDNVYLNGAILGMSKEEIDRKFDRIVAFSEIEQFIDTEVKFYSSGMYLRLAFAVAVFTDPDIFIIDEILSVGDEPFQRKSLGRVKELSAEGKTLLVVSHDFDVVRTVCARGVWIEHGRVRRDGPIDEVIDAFRAAESAG
- a CDS encoding ABC transporter permease, whose protein sequence is MPAATVVRDPSPGTGLPAVFRQRYLLKLLVDKELQIRYRGTVLGLLWSYVKPGIQFVVFYVALGIFLGLERGMENFAVYLFSGIILINFFSEAFGNAARSVVANASLIKKIYLPRQMFPVASVWVAGIHLLPQLAVMLLACLLVGWSPTWLSLLAVPGALLIVGLLATGLGLLFGAANVFFRDAENFVDLIVMVSTWSAPVLYAWTMVRDVLGPVWFAGFMLNPLTVAVELSHAAFWLPTTTPGAHEVPPHLFSLWTPVALAVTGLIMLAGELVFRRLEGRFAQEL
- a CDS encoding glycosyltransferase, which codes for MSTTTETAARTTDESGAGALRVLQEVVLPAKDRLATQPLYMDTRADTGAAVQPEDGARKSSPIVVNVASETAATDALAILDRHRLRVHARATVSFATYFNAFPASYWRHNTHVREVVLRVRTTGRGTVSVYGSNARGESVPVSVHEVAGAEHTTEAVLPLKAFADGGWYWFDLTAADEDLELRGAEWLADGTGIPEGSVTLQITTMNKPSYCLRNARLLFDQRERLPQVREVVIVDQGNQKVVDEPGFREVQERFGERLRVLDQANLGGAGGFARGMYEAVRAGSDYVLLMDDDVEIEPEAVRRISVFADFCKRPTLVGGHMIDLLNPTKIHNFGEEMDPYSFQYGPAGEGVEIGHDFRHSNLRATPWMHRRIEVDYNAWWMCLIPTSVIREIGLALPVFIKWDDVEYGVRAKAAGYRTVSLPGVAVWHLAWADKDDTISWQAYFHKRNQLVAALLHSPFERGGEVLGRNGIKDLRHVLSMQYFAEEARVLALRDVLAGPEALHELLPQRIRDVRRMMTQHSDAVYEADLDAYPAVAPAKPARTRRLSSPHGLKVLTSAATAVVRHLAVSPGAGAQEHPQVHLPYQDARWWRLARYDSALVTASDGTGYTWYKRSPKDARALLTESARLHAQLVLRWPELSRRYREALPAITSLEAWEETFREHSEIGV